The Halorussus gelatinilyticus genome contains the following window.
CACGCGGCGGTCCTCGCGGGTCTCGCGCGCGACGTTGGCCATGTACTCCAGCAGGTCGTCGTCCACGCGGACCGTCTCGGGGACCTCCCGGAGTTCCGTCACGAGCTGCTCGTCCAGCACGGTCCCGACCGAGGGACTCTGGGCCGACCGCCCGGCGCGCCGGCGCAGGAGTTCGTACTCGCCGTCCACGTCGGGGTAGCCGATGGAGGACTTGACGGCGAAGCGGTCCACCTGCGCTTCCGGCAGGGGGAAGGTGCCCTCCTGCTCGACGGGGTTCTGCGTGGCGATGACGAAGAACGGCTTGGGGAGGTCGTGGGTGTCGCCGTCCACGGTGACTTGGCCCTCCTCCATCGCTTCCAGTAGGGCGGCCTGCGTCTTGGGCGGCGCGCGGTTGATCTCGTCGGCGAGGACGACGTTGGCGAAGATTGGACCCTCGTTGAACTCGAACTCGCGGTCCTGCTCGTTGAACACGTGGGTCCCGGTCACGTCCGCGGGCAGGAGGTCGGGGGTGAACTGGACCCGCGAGAAGGAGAGTCCGAGCGCCGACGCGAAACTCCGCGCGGTCAGGGTCTTGCCCGTCCCCGGCACGTCCTCCAGCAGGGCGTGTCCGCCCGCCATCGCGCCCAAGAGTACGGTTTCGAGGAACTCTCGGTCGGCGATGACGGCGTTTCCGATAGCGTCGAGGACGGCTTCGCACTGCTCGTTTGCCTCGGTTACGTCCATACCCTACCCGGTGGCGGGCCGACCGCTTGAAGGTGACGGTCGCCTGACTGAAGCGCCGGGAATCGAAATCCATAAGAGCCAGAGGGCAGTAGGGAGGAGTGAGCCGAGGTAGCCTAGCCTGGCCAAGGCGGTTGCTTCGAGAGCAACTGTCCTTCACGGACACAGGAGTTCAAATCTCCTCCTCGGCGCTCCAACTTCTTCGATTTTCGCTGGATTAGCGTCGTCGCTGTCGGGTAAGAACGACACTTCGTCGAGAGAGCAGTCCCCGTCTATCGAGGTTCAGAACAGGAACATGAAGTTGTGGACGCCCAGGAACCCGTACCAGACGGCCGCCGAGGAGTAGGTCACGACCCGGAACGCGGCGGGGTAGCCGTCCGGTGCCCACGCGTCGGGGACCAGTCGGGCGACGACCTCGCCGCTCTCGGCCAGCAGGGCCACGCCGACGACGGCGAGGACGACGGTGACGAGGACGCCTTCGACCATCCCGAACTCGTCCATCAGCGTCCGGGTCAACCACATCGACTCGTACACGTCGTCGCGGAGCGAGAGGACCGTCACGGTGCTGACCGCGTCGAGCATCTTGCCGACGACCAGCACGACGAGCAGGGTGAGTCGGTCCGCGCCGACCGCGAAGCGACCGCCCCCGACGGCGTAGGACGAGGAGCTGTTCGACACGACACCAGCGACGCCGCCGTCGGCCTTTGTTATGGAGTGCAAATGGAGCGGGTAATCGGGGTCCAATCGAACTCAGGCGACGGTTGTCACCGTCTCGCGACCAGTAACGACTCGATACCGTGAGCTTCGATACCGCAAGTTTCGACACTGCGAGCCTCGATACCTCAGGTCTCGGCATCGCGAGTCGCCGACGTGAGGACTCGCCCGGTTCAGTTCAGTCGCCAGAGTTCGTAGTTCAGCGCTGTGGCGAACCCGACCCAGAGCAGGTAGGGCACCAGCAACGCCGTCGCCCGGCGGTCGATACGGGCGAACGCAGCCATCGTCGCCAGAATCGCCGCCAGCAGGACGAGGATGACGACCAGACCGCCCAAGATGGCCTGTGCGCCGAAGAAGACCATCGTCCACGCGGCGTTCAGGACCAACTGGACGACGAAGACCGCGAGCGCGACGTTACGGAGCCGGCCGTCGTCGCTCCGCCAGACGAGATACAGCGCGACGCCCATCAGCAGGTAGAGCGTCGTCCAGACCGGTCCGAACAGCCAACTCGGCGGCGTGAACGCGGGTTTGGCCAGCGTCGGGTACCACGTCGCCACCTCGTCGGCGGTCAGAATCGACGGGACGATTCCGGCGAGTTCGCAGACGACGACGCTCCCCAGTAGGACCGGCCAGTCGATGCCCTCGCCGTCGCCGCCTCGCAGGGTCTCGGTGACGTTCATGGGTATCCGTAGGGCGGCCGACGAGAAAGAGATGGGGGGTCGAGAGGATTGTACGCCGAAGTCCGCCGCGCGACCGGAACTTTCAGAACGAGTCTCCCCGTTGCTGTGGGTATGTCACCGACCGTGGACGCCCTCCGCAACGAAATTCGGACGGCGGTGGGCAGGTACGAGCGCGTCGAATCGACCGGTTTCACCAAGGAGGCGCTCGCCGCGATTTGCGAGGCCGTGGGCTACGACGCGGAGGCGAACCGGCGTCCGTCGAAACCCCAGATGCGAGCGGGGATTCTGTGGAGCGTCGGCGAACTGGACGACGACGACCCGGAGGAGGCTCCGCGACAGTTCCGGAAAGCGGAGCTAGAGGCAATCGCCGAGGCGCTTCGGGACGAATAAATCGTCGTTAGACGAGCCGATGTTTTCGCGGTAGCCGGACGGTCGGTCTCGAAAGCTCCGGTATCGACAGTGAATCCCGTGAGGGCCGTCGCCGAGAACGCCTCGAAAGCCCCCGCGCGCTCGCGGTCGCTCAGCAGGATATTTCGGGCGCGCAGAACTGCGCGCCCGAAATAGTGGCCGTGCTGAGACGACTAAACTGCACGCGAGCGCGCGGCCCCTTTCAGTCCACCCAGACGGCGGCCGGTGTGGTCGAGCGTTCGCCGGTGGCCTGTCCGACCGAGCGCGTCCCCGTCGTCTGCGTCACCGAGCGCACGCCGACCGCCGGGTCGTCAGCCGGGCGGTCGGCTCACGTCCGAGACGGACTGCTATCGAAGTGTTTTGGAAATATCTATCAACCTCAAAGAACGAAAAATATTCCTCAAAGAAATATACAACTGTTTCAGAGCGCTCAGTCGTCGGCGGTCGCGGGGTCGGCCTCCTCGTCCGCCACGAGGAGCCGGTCCAGCGCGTTCACCATCGCGGTGACGCTGGCGCGGGTGATGTCGCCGTCGCTCGCCCGGACCGTCACCGAGCGGTCGCCCTGCGACATCTCGACCTCGACCGTGACCACCGCGTCGGTGCCGCCGGTGATGGCGTCCACGTGGTACGAGTCGAGGTCTGCGTCGGCGGCGACCGCGGCCGAGTCGCCCGACCCGGCGACCGCTTCGCGGACTGCGCCGACCGCGGCGTCCACCGGGCCGTCGCCGGTGCCGCTGGCGACCCGCTCGTCGCCGTCCACTTCGAGGCGGACGCTGGCGGTGGGTCGCGGGCCGCCGCTGGTCGCGGTGAGTTCCAGTAGCGTGATGCGCCGGTCGCGCTCGCGGCCCCGCACGTCGTCGGCGATGGCCAGCAGGTCGGCGTCGGTCACGCGCTTCTCCTGCTCGGCGAGTCGCTGGACGCGCGCGACGACCGCCGCGAGTTCGTCGTCGCTGACCTCCACGCCGTGTTCGGCGAGCGCGGCCTTCGCGCCCGCTCGTCCGGTGTGCTTGCCGAGGACGAGGCGACGCTCCCGGCCGACCGTCTCGGGCGGGTACGGTTCGTACATCCGCTCGTCCTTCAGCGTCCCGTCGGTGTGGATGCCCGACTCGTGGGCGAAGGCGTTCTCGCCGACGACCGCCTTGTTCGGTGCGAGCGGCACGTCGGTCGCGTCGGCCACTGTTCGCGCGAGGTCGTAGAGTTCGGTCGTCGCGACGGTCTCGACGCCGTAGCAGTGGTCGAGCGCGATGGCGACCTCTTCGAGCGCGACGTTGCCCGCGCGCTCGCCGACGCCGTTGACCGTGGCGTGGACGAGGTCCGCGCCCGCCGCGACGCCGGCGAGGGCGTTGGTCACCGCCAGCCCGAGGTCGTCGTGGGTGTGTGCGCTGGTCGGTCCCAGTTCCGCGAGCCGCGAGACCGCCTCGTAGGTGCGCTGGGGACCGGTGTGGCCCACCGTGTCGGCGAAGCAGAACCGGTCGGCCCCGGCGTCGTGGGCGGCCTCGGCGAGTTCTTCGAGGAACTCGAAGTCGGCGCGCGAGCCGTCCTCGCCGATGACCTCGACCCAGAGACCGTGGTCGCGGGCGTACGCCACCAGCTCCTCGGTCGTCTCGACCACCTCGTCGCGGGAGGTGCCGACCTTCCCCTCGACGTGGCGGTCGCTGGCGGGCACGACGAGGTTCACGCCGTCCACGCCGCAGTCCAGCGCGAGGTCCACGTCGCGCCGGACGCCCCGCGCGAAACTCGTGACGCGGGC
Protein-coding sequences here:
- a CDS encoding 2-isopropylmalate synthase — encoded protein: MSDREVGLLDTTLRDGEQAPGVSLAPDEKAEIATALDRAGVSVVEAGSACTGDGERETIRRVADLGLDARVTSFARGVRRDVDLALDCGVDGVNLVVPASDRHVEGKVGTSRDEVVETTEELVAYARDHGLWVEVIGEDGSRADFEFLEELAEAAHDAGADRFCFADTVGHTGPQRTYEAVSRLAELGPTSAHTHDDLGLAVTNALAGVAAGADLVHATVNGVGERAGNVALEEVAIALDHCYGVETVATTELYDLARTVADATDVPLAPNKAVVGENAFAHESGIHTDGTLKDERMYEPYPPETVGRERRLVLGKHTGRAGAKAALAEHGVEVSDDELAAVVARVQRLAEQEKRVTDADLLAIADDVRGRERDRRITLLELTATSGGPRPTASVRLEVDGDERVASGTGDGPVDAAVGAVREAVAGSGDSAAVAADADLDSYHVDAITGGTDAVVTVEVEMSQGDRSVTVRASDGDITRASVTAMVNALDRLLVADEEADPATADD
- a CDS encoding TspO/MBR family protein, whose amino-acid sequence is MNVTETLRGGDGEGIDWPVLLGSVVVCELAGIVPSILTADEVATWYPTLAKPAFTPPSWLFGPVWTTLYLLMGVALYLVWRSDDGRLRNVALAVFVVQLVLNAAWTMVFFGAQAILGGLVVILVLLAAILATMAAFARIDRRATALLVPYLLWVGFATALNYELWRLN
- a CDS encoding AAA family ATPase, producing MDVTEANEQCEAVLDAIGNAVIADREFLETVLLGAMAGGHALLEDVPGTGKTLTARSFASALGLSFSRVQFTPDLLPADVTGTHVFNEQDREFEFNEGPIFANVVLADEINRAPPKTQAALLEAMEEGQVTVDGDTHDLPKPFFVIATQNPVEQEGTFPLPEAQVDRFAVKSSIGYPDVDGEYELLRRRAGRSAQSPSVGTVLDEQLVTELREVPETVRVDDDLLEYMANVARETREDRRVQVGVSPRGTQRLFETARAYAAMKGREFVTPDDVKRVAQPVLAHRVVLTPDAQVNNVSKSSIVDRVLDDVPVPTVE